From the Budorcas taxicolor isolate Tak-1 chromosome 1, Takin1.1, whole genome shotgun sequence genome, one window contains:
- the LOC128054233 gene encoding cathelicidin-3, with the protein METQMASLSLGRCSLWLLLLGLLLPSASAQALSYREAVLRAVGQLNEKSSEVNLYRLLELDPPPKDAEDQGARKPVSFRVKETVCPRTSQQPPEQCDFKENGLVKQCVGTVSLDTSNDEFDLNCNELQSVRRLRPRRPRLPRPRPRPRPRPRSLPLPRPQPRPIPLPWRPPRPIPRPQPRPIPRWV; encoded by the exons ATGGAGACCCAGATGGCCAGCCTCTCGCTGGGACGGTGTTCGTTGTGGCTCCTGCTGCTGGGACTATTGCTGCCCTCGGCCAGCGCCCAGGCCCTCAGCTACAGGGAGGCCGTGCTTCGTGCTGTGGGTCAGCTCAATGAGAAGTCCTCAGAAGTTAATCTCTACCGCCTCCTGGAGCTAGACCCGCCTCCCAAGGAT GCGGAGGACCAGGGAGCTCGAAAGCCTGTGAGCTTCAGGGTGAAGGAGACTGTGTGCCCCAGGACGAGCCAGCAGCCCCCGGAGCAGTGTGACTTCAAGGAGAATGGG CTGGTGAAACAGTGTGTGGGGACAGTCAGCCTGGACACGTCCAATGATGAGTTTGACCTAAACTGTAATGAG CTTCAGAGTGTGAGGAGACTTCGTCCCCGGCGCCCACGTTTGccaaggccaaggccaaggccaaggccaaggccaaGGTCATTGCCATTACCACGGCCACAGCCAAGGCCAATACCATTACCTTGGCGACCTCCAAGGCCAATTCCAAGGCCACAGCCACGGCCAATTCCAAGGTGGGTGTGA